A portion of the Terriglobales bacterium genome contains these proteins:
- a CDS encoding PhoH family protein, translating into MNKQLEITPNLEALFGTRDENLHLLEGGLNVSIDLRSDHLNIEGAARDVSRAEQVFGDYEYLRKSGYTFHNGDLGSMLKIVISDPSATLRGLAETGRQRSFGKRVVQPKSLNQRRYLEAIEKNDMVFGIGPAGTGKTYLAVAMAVSALVNKQVNRIILARPAVEAGERLGFLPGTLQEKVDPYLRPLYDALYDLLDQEKVDRYLERNVIEIAPIAFMRGRTLNDSFIILDEAQNTTSEQMKMFVTRLGFNAKAVITGDITQIDLPNARRSGLIEATDVLKGVNGISFNYFDESDVVRHVLVQRIIRAYDDHKQRLEQQLSLLPAPPAEPLVAEAPPILEQ; encoded by the coding sequence ATGAACAAGCAGCTTGAGATCACTCCAAATCTGGAGGCCCTGTTCGGTACCAGGGATGAGAACCTTCACCTGCTGGAAGGTGGATTGAATGTCTCAATCGACCTTCGCTCCGACCATCTGAATATTGAAGGCGCAGCCCGCGACGTGTCTCGCGCCGAGCAAGTCTTCGGCGATTACGAATACCTTCGAAAGTCGGGGTACACGTTCCACAACGGCGATCTGGGCTCGATGCTGAAGATCGTTATCTCGGATCCGTCCGCGACGTTGCGCGGGCTTGCCGAAACGGGACGGCAACGGTCGTTCGGCAAGCGAGTGGTGCAGCCAAAGAGTTTGAATCAGCGGCGATATCTCGAAGCCATCGAGAAGAACGACATGGTGTTCGGGATCGGGCCTGCCGGAACCGGCAAGACCTATCTTGCCGTCGCCATGGCTGTTTCTGCTTTGGTAAATAAGCAGGTGAATCGGATCATCCTCGCGCGTCCGGCCGTTGAAGCGGGCGAGCGCCTCGGATTCCTGCCCGGCACCCTGCAGGAGAAGGTTGATCCTTACTTGCGCCCGTTGTACGACGCTTTGTACGACCTGCTCGATCAGGAGAAGGTCGATCGTTATCTGGAGCGCAATGTCATCGAAATCGCGCCGATCGCCTTCATGCGCGGCCGCACGCTGAACGACAGCTTCATCATTCTCGACGAAGCCCAGAACACCACCTCTGAGCAGATGAAGATGTTTGTGACGCGTCTTGGATTTAACGCCAAGGCAGTGATCACCGGCGATATCACGCAGATCGATTTGCCGAACGCACGCCGCAGTGGATTGATTGAGGCCACCGACGTACTCAAGGGCGTGAACGGCATCTCGTTTAACTACTTCGACGAAAGCGATGTAGTGAGGCACGTGCTCGTACAGCGCATAATCCGCGCCTACGACGATCACAAGCAGCGGCTGGAGCAGCAGTTGTCGCTGCTGCCCGCACCTCCGGCTGAGCCGCTGGTGGCGGAAGCGCCTCCTATTTTGGAGCAATGA
- the otsB gene encoding trehalose-phosphatase, protein MLDYDGTLAPFTPDRESARPYPQVPSLLDGIMKGGRTRVIIVSGRSAGSVALLLGTRRIPEIWGLHGLERINAVGTREMLPFSDSDLQVLAEADMLLSAAGLSEYLELKPGSVAVHWRGLPAPKKKNIKLEATKIMNSLAEESGLVVLDFAEGLELRVSSANKGDAVRKALGERTASPAVYIGDDITDEDAFRAINELKGLSILMLPIDRETSAQARFRTPTELFAFLQQWNECCGGMR, encoded by the coding sequence ATGCTCGACTATGACGGCACCTTGGCGCCGTTTACCCCAGATCGCGAATCCGCACGTCCCTATCCGCAAGTTCCCAGCCTCCTCGACGGGATCATGAAAGGAGGGAGGACGCGGGTAATTATCGTCAGCGGACGCTCGGCAGGCTCGGTGGCCTTGCTGCTGGGCACGCGCCGCATTCCGGAGATATGGGGCCTGCACGGGCTCGAACGAATCAATGCCGTCGGCACCCGCGAAATGCTGCCGTTTTCCGACTCCGATCTGCAGGTGCTGGCAGAGGCCGACATGTTGCTTTCCGCCGCGGGTCTTTCGGAATACCTGGAACTTAAGCCAGGAAGTGTCGCCGTCCACTGGCGCGGTCTGCCGGCGCCAAAGAAGAAAAACATCAAGCTCGAAGCTACCAAGATTATGAATTCCCTGGCCGAAGAGTCGGGGCTTGTTGTGCTGGACTTTGCCGAAGGGCTAGAGCTGAGGGTGTCCAGTGCCAACAAGGGAGACGCGGTCCGGAAAGCTCTGGGGGAGCGGACTGCGTCTCCAGCGGTTTATATCGGCGACGACATCACCGACGAAGATGCCTTTCGTGCGATCAACGAACTGAAGGGACTCTCCATCCTGATGCTCCCAATTGACCGGGAGACGAGCGCTCAAGCGCGCTTTCGAACACCGACGGAGCTATTCGCATTCCTCCAGCAATGGAACGAATGCTGCGGAGGAATGAGATGA
- a CDS encoding trehalose-6-phosphate synthase → MSKDSRLIIVSNRLPMTFEIAADGVELKPSAGGLIAALGPIVKESGAAWVGATGTSFDAAIEDVLAELANQQCLIPVYLTDQETQNFYNGFANEILWPLFHDLQSRCNFQPQYWHCYREVNEKFALAADSIASDDDVVWVHDYHLMLLAEAFREVSIARPRMAYFHHIPFPALNIFQKLPWRAQILRALLQFDLVLFQTAGDSTNFVECVMSCLKDEAHVEALRDYHLLTYADRETVATSLPISIDFESLSHDAADPAVARLAETLRAQAAGNRLVLGLDRLDYTKGVGYRLQAYQHLLRTSPEFHGKVSFWQITIPSRESIPQYKRLKEELETLVTAINDEFGTRDWTPVTYMYRHLTRTELLACYCAAEVAMVTPVKDGMNLVAKEYCAARNDNGGVLILSEFAGSASELGDGALLVNPYDVEGMAAALRQAFALPVAERAMRMVKMRSRIRICNVYDWYANFRAALGFATHHPLIGPEKSRIMGRMTTAAG, encoded by the coding sequence ATGAGCAAGGATTCGCGCCTGATCATCGTTTCCAACCGCTTGCCGATGACTTTTGAGATTGCAGCAGACGGAGTGGAATTGAAGCCAAGTGCCGGGGGCCTCATTGCCGCCTTGGGACCCATCGTCAAAGAGTCCGGAGCCGCCTGGGTTGGCGCGACCGGAACATCTTTTGATGCGGCTATTGAGGATGTACTGGCAGAACTAGCCAACCAGCAATGTCTCATTCCTGTGTATTTGACCGACCAGGAAACGCAAAACTTCTACAACGGATTTGCCAACGAGATTCTCTGGCCACTCTTTCACGACCTGCAGTCGAGATGCAATTTCCAACCGCAGTACTGGCATTGTTATCGGGAAGTGAACGAGAAGTTCGCCCTGGCCGCCGACTCCATCGCCTCAGACGATGACGTCGTCTGGGTGCACGACTATCACCTCATGCTGCTGGCCGAAGCTTTTCGCGAGGTCTCGATCGCCAGACCACGCATGGCCTACTTCCACCACATTCCCTTTCCGGCACTGAACATCTTCCAGAAGCTGCCGTGGCGGGCGCAGATATTGCGCGCACTGCTGCAGTTCGATCTCGTTCTCTTTCAAACCGCGGGGGATTCGACGAACTTCGTTGAGTGCGTAATGTCATGCCTGAAAGACGAGGCTCACGTTGAAGCACTCCGGGACTACCACTTGCTAACGTATGCGGATAGAGAGACGGTCGCGACCAGTTTGCCGATCAGCATCGACTTCGAATCGCTGTCCCATGATGCTGCTGATCCCGCTGTTGCCCGCCTTGCGGAGACACTCAGAGCCCAGGCTGCAGGTAACAGACTGGTTCTGGGATTGGATCGTCTCGATTACACCAAAGGCGTGGGCTATCGTCTGCAGGCCTATCAGCATCTGCTGCGCACCTCCCCCGAATTCCACGGCAAAGTCTCCTTCTGGCAGATCACAATCCCGAGTCGGGAATCGATTCCCCAGTACAAACGGCTCAAGGAGGAGCTAGAGACGTTGGTCACCGCCATCAACGACGAGTTCGGCACACGTGATTGGACTCCGGTGACGTACATGTACCGCCATCTCACGCGGACCGAACTGCTCGCCTGCTACTGCGCGGCGGAGGTCGCGATGGTGACTCCGGTGAAAGATGGAATGAACCTGGTCGCCAAAGAATATTGCGCGGCCAGAAACGATAACGGGGGAGTGCTGATCTTGAGCGAATTCGCCGGCTCCGCTTCAGAACTCGGAGACGGAGCGTTGCTCGTGAATCCCTACGACGTTGAAGGAATGGCCGCAGCGTTGCGACAGGCATTCGCATTGCCCGTGGCCGAGCGTGCAATGCGAATGGTGAAAATGCGTTCGAGGATCCGCATATGCAACGTCTACGACTGGTATGCGAATTTTCGGGCTGCTTTAGGCTTCGCGACTCATCATCCCCTGATCGGGCCGGAAAAGAGCCGCATCATGGGCCGAATGACAACGGCTGCAGGGTAG
- a CDS encoding zf-HC2 domain-containing protein encodes MDCKQAKSMFSTYLDGAVSGHEMRAISLHMEKCGDCHANYLSLQRTQALLSSLGTRKAPSDLPLRLKVAIQQERSRSMARTWQNIGLRIEHAINSFMLPATAGLVTAVIMFGVLIGFFALPEVANDIPTSLYTPPRLAAGPYEIQGIEGPVLIEANVDSTGRVLDYRILSGHDSDTLRVKIDNALIFTTFEPARAFGAPASGHVVLAFSTVNVRG; translated from the coding sequence ATGGACTGCAAACAAGCCAAGTCGATGTTTTCTACATATCTTGACGGGGCCGTGAGCGGTCATGAGATGCGTGCGATTTCGCTGCACATGGAGAAGTGCGGCGATTGCCACGCAAACTATCTCTCACTGCAGCGTACGCAGGCGCTGCTTTCCTCACTTGGAACCCGCAAAGCACCGAGCGATCTTCCTCTGCGCTTGAAAGTTGCCATCCAACAAGAGCGCTCGCGCAGCATGGCGCGCACCTGGCAGAACATCGGCCTTCGGATCGAGCATGCGATTAACAGCTTCATGTTGCCTGCGACCGCTGGACTCGTAACGGCAGTCATCATGTTCGGCGTGCTCATCGGCTTCTTCGCTCTTCCGGAAGTGGCAAACGATATTCCTACATCGCTCTATACGCCGCCTCGATTGGCAGCAGGCCCTTATGAAATTCAGGGAATTGAAGGCCCGGTGCTCATCGAAGCCAACGTCGATTCCACCGGACGTGTTCTTGACTATCGCATCCTTTCCGGACATGACTCGGACACACTGCGCGTGAAGATCGACAACGCGCTGATCTTCACCACGTTCGAACCAGCCCGAGCTTTCGGAGCGCCGGCCAGCGGCCATGTAGTGCTGGCGTTTTCCACCGTGAACGTGCGCGGATAA